The Cohnella abietis genome has a segment encoding these proteins:
- a CDS encoding nucleotidyltransferase-like protein — translation MDNSGIFYLEQLGQEEGLISLLLVANPFSYQPLIDGMDRLALIVTNVADADKKMEHWIWNDARIQVRRVTPEMLESWIVSGHNRNVIHWLVQGDILIDQDSYLTDLRSRLMEWSPLLREQKLLCEFSQFVRTYLQAKQDIQDGQVLDAYSQLLASLHNLAHITLVEQGMHPELTVWEQMRRVNPGIYKLLEQLTTSGETLEQRVQLVLLACEFSILNKMESSCVLLIRLIESRKESWTPAELLQHPDLAGLTLELSVLLQKLVRRGCIRELAKPARNRVSGIVELQYASAGRL, via the coding sequence ATGGATAATAGCGGGATTTTCTACTTAGAGCAATTGGGGCAGGAGGAGGGCTTAATCAGTCTACTTCTTGTTGCCAACCCTTTCTCGTACCAGCCATTAATTGATGGAATGGATCGTTTGGCTTTAATTGTTACGAATGTAGCTGATGCAGATAAGAAAATGGAGCACTGGATATGGAATGACGCTCGCATTCAAGTAAGAAGAGTAACCCCAGAGATGCTGGAAAGCTGGATCGTTAGCGGGCATAATCGCAATGTTATACATTGGTTAGTCCAAGGTGACATTCTCATTGACCAAGATAGCTATTTAACGGATTTGCGCTCTAGACTAATGGAATGGTCTCCACTGCTGCGGGAACAAAAATTGTTATGCGAGTTTTCTCAGTTCGTCCGAACTTATTTGCAAGCTAAACAAGATATTCAAGATGGTCAGGTATTAGATGCTTATTCTCAATTGTTAGCCTCTCTTCACAATTTAGCCCATATTACATTGGTAGAGCAGGGGATGCATCCGGAGCTGACGGTTTGGGAGCAGATGAGAAGGGTTAATCCTGGTATTTACAAATTGTTAGAGCAATTGACGACCAGTGGAGAAACGCTAGAACAACGAGTACAGCTTGTATTGCTGGCTTGTGAGTTTTCTATTCTTAATAAAATGGAATCCTCGTGCGTGCTGCTTATTCGTTTAATAGAAAGTCGTAAAGAGTCGTGGACACCTGCAGAGCTGCTGCAGCATCCTGATTTAGCAGGCTTAACTTTGGAGCTATCCGTGCTTCTTCAGAAGCTTGTTAGACGGGGCTGCATTCGTGAACTAGCTAAGCCTGCACGTAATCGCGTCAGTGGAATAGTAGAGCTTCAATACGCTTCAGCAGGCCGATTATAA
- a CDS encoding DUF2614 family zinc ribbon-containing protein translates to MKWKASKISTMRTWGLLLVLAGMGIMIFGTSGILLFGEVGKIIAAIFMVFGIISCFVSMGIYFWVGMLSTSAPVIDCPECSKRTKMLGTTDRCMYCHTILTLDPEKANTNIQPITSDDTPIQAQP, encoded by the coding sequence ATGAAATGGAAAGCCAGTAAAATATCGACTATGCGTACTTGGGGACTATTGCTAGTACTAGCCGGTATGGGAATTATGATTTTTGGAACAAGCGGCATTCTGCTCTTCGGCGAAGTCGGGAAAATAATCGCTGCCATCTTCATGGTCTTCGGCATAATTAGCTGCTTTGTAAGTATGGGGATCTATTTCTGGGTCGGAATGTTATCTACAAGCGCTCCTGTAATCGATTGCCCAGAATGCAGCAAGCGAACAAAAATGCTTGGAACAACGGATCGTTGTATGTACTGTCACACGATTCTAACTCTCGACCCTGAGAAAGCTAATACGAACATTCAGCCTATCACTAGCGATGATACTCCCATTCAAGCTCAGCCTTAA